From a region of the Oryza sativa Japonica Group chromosome 6, ASM3414082v1 genome:
- the LOC112939314 gene encoding uncharacterized protein → MGYNGPAYTWTNKRTGNNVIYERLDRCLANVEWCSKFPYTTVYHLPLIYGDHAPILILLNPTHRKPKKSFKFENWWLSENDFHDLAKNSWNSIVNGSFVAKAKNLGQNLLTWCRKKKPLQDQIASTEQEILDIQSSNNRQDQQEKEKELITKHDSLLHKLSDYHKQRAKKHWVKDGDRNTSFFHQAAIKRRRKNRISSIISNDQLITNPDEIANVFIDYFSNLFCTDRNNRSTSYFPGNDDPAQVDWQCPDEQEVLQIIRKELDKVAPLSPYLFVLALNELSEQLNEALLNNQLKGTSLSPQGPAIHSLLYADDLIITGEATEIEARIIKEIIDIFCNRSGQTPNWNKSFILFSKHTPHHIKEFITRIFHVAPVDANTKHLGHPLFVTNRTKAFVYQFIVDKFRTKLTILKANKLSHAGRLTLIKSVFASLPIYYMATTLLPKKLTSKLTSIIRTFWWTGVKEGQDKKPLCSKSWSDICKPTQEGWLGIRDIHLVNKGLILNATWRLVTKPEEQVSQVLKGKYFPSTSFWKASSNSSKSVFWSSILCFRKTLREAVTWQLADGNISIWSQPWCDLNNDIHDYIKLDSLQVPLPNTVAELWTVGKAWDVKKLNTIFYQQAVNKILQVPIVQGEGEDKLCWKFTPNGECNSKSAYKEIRKKEANYGTQVSSQDKAILKQIWKDKCIPPKIKVFAWRLLLGALPTAQRLHSRVNDITPNCCRCGSIENDFHLFFDCPFSKITWMISDVNLRPNLFPDNVSMAHIIAYITSNCSTKATLNRIFNILWQLWKARNDLKFQGKMQEPTQVCYAAEAMITSYSACMEQTQMQVNVQASTSMERKMERIPEGNRCYVDASWDDYKTGIGIFFHFPATHNALFVKANSCMADSPLQAELLALQLALEIALLLNFTDTIFLTDCSMVADTTKKRSFQEDPGYWSLLPFWSQIQTLPDHLLRVYWIPRTLNKTADKLAKEARENFSSPVFSCQNISHIAYPLRSCFASVLNSNTRLI, encoded by the exons ATGGGCTACAATGGTCCTGCTTACACCTGGACTAACAAGAGGACAGGTAACAATGTCATCTATGAGAGATTAGATAGGTGTCTGGCTAATGTTGAATGGTGCTCTAAATTTCCTTACACCACTGTTTATCATCTTCCCCTTATTTATGGTGATCATGCTCCTATCTTGATCCTTCTCAATCCTACTCATAGAAAGCCAAAAAAAtctttcaaatttgaaaattggtGGCTGTCTGAAAATGATTTTCATGATTTGGCAAAAAACAGCTGGAACTCTATTGTTAATGGCTCCTTTGTTGCTAAAGCTAAGAATCTAGGGCAGAATCTTCTAACATGGTGCAGGAAAAAGAAGCCTCTTCAAGACCAGATTGCCAGTACTGAACAGGAGATTCTTGATATTCAGTCTTCTAACAACAGACAAGATcagcaagaaaaagaaaaagaactaaTAACCAAGCATGACTCCCTTCTGCACAAGCTTTCAGATTATCACAAGCAAAGAGCCAAAAAGCACTGGGTCAAAGATGGAGACAGGAACACTTCCTTCTTCCATCAAGCTGCTAtcaaaagaagaaggaaaaataGAATCTCttccatcatatcaaatgaTCAGCTTATCACTAATCCTGATGAGATTGCAAATGTTTTCATTGATTATTTTTCTAACCTCTTTTGTACAGATAGAAACAACAGGTCTACCTCTTATTTTCCTGGAAATGATGATCCAGCCCAAGTTGACTGGCAATGCCCAGATGAACAGGAAGTTTTGCAGATCATCAGAA AGGAGTTAGACAAGGTTGCCCCCCTTTCTCCTTATCTTTTTGTGCTGGCTCTTAATGAACTTTCTGAGCAGTTGAATGAAGCCCTTCTTAATAATCAGCTTAAAGGTACCAGTCTAAGTCCTCAAGGACCTGCTATTCACTCTCTTCTTTATGCAGATGACCTGATTATCACAGGTGAAGCCACAGAGATTGAAGCAAGAATAATCAAAGAGATCATTGATATTTTCTGCAACAGATCTGGCCAAACTCCTAACTGGAACAAATCCTTCATCCTCTTCAGTAAACACACTCCTCATCATATTAAAGAGTTCATCACTAGAATCTTTCATGTTGCTCCAGTGGATGCTAATACAAAACACCTGGGCCATCCTCTTTTTGTAACCAACAGAACCAAAGCCTTTGTCTATCAATTCATTGTTGATAAGTTCAGAACTAAGCTTACTATCCTTAAAGCCAATAAACTTTCCCATGCAGGCAGACTCACCTTGATCAAATCTGTTTTTGCCTCGCTTCCTATTTACTACATGGCCACCACTCTTCTGCCCAAAAAGCTCACTTCCAAATTAACTTCCATCATTAGAACCTTTTGGTGGACAGGGGTGAAGGAAGGCCAAGACAAGAAACCTCTTTGTTCAAAATCTTGGTCTGACATTTGCAAGCCGACTCAGGAAGGTTGGTTGGGAATTAGAGACATCCATTTGGTTAACAAAGGCCTTATCCTGAATGCTACCTGGAGACTGGTCACTAAGCCGGAAGAGCAGGTATCTCAGGTTTTGAAAGGTAAGTATTTCCCAAGTACATCTTTTTGGAAGGCTTCCAGTAATTCTTCTAAATCTGTGTTTTGGAGCTCAATTCTGTGTTTTAGGAAAACTCTGAGGGAAGCTGTGACTTGGCAACTAGCAGATGGCAACATTTCAATTTGGAGCCAGCCTTGGTGTGATCTAAATAATGATATTCATGACTATATCAAGTTAGATTCTTTGCAGGTTCCTTTGCCCAACACTGTTGCTGAGCTGTGGACTGTAGGAAAAGCCTGGGATGTTAAAAAACTGAACACTATTTTTTATCAACAGGCAGTTAACAAAATTTTGCAGGTTCCAATCGTTCAAGGTGAGGGGGAGGACAAACTCTGCTGGAAGTTCACCCCAAATGGTGAATGCAATTCCAAAAGTGCCTACAAGGAAATCAGGAAAAAAGAGGCTAATTATGGAACTCAGGTAAGTAGTCAAGACAAAGCCATCTTGAAACAAATTTGGAAAGATAAATGCATTCCTCCGAAAATCAAGGTTTTTGCTTGGAGATTACTTCTGGGTGCTTTACCCACTGCTCAAAGATTGCATTCTAGGGTCAATGATATTACTCCTAACTGTTGCAGATGTGGTTCGATTGAAAATGATTTCCACCTCTTCTTTGATTGTCCTTTCAGTAAAATAACCTGGATGATCTCTGATGTTAATTTACGCCCTAACCTTTTTCCTGATAATGTCTCTATGGCTCACATCATTGCTTATATTACCAGTAATTGTTCTACCAAAGCCACCTTAAATAGGATTTTCAATATTTTATGGCAACTTTGGAAAGCTAGAAATGATCTTAAGTTTCAGGGAAAGATGCAGGAGCCAACCCAAGTCTGTTATGCTGCTGAAGCTATGATTACATCTTATTCTGCTTGTATGGAACAGACTCAAATGCAGGTTAATGTTCAGGCATCAACGTCAATGGAGAGGAAAATGGAAAGAATTCCTGAAGGGAACAGATGTTATGTGGATGCATCTTGGGATGACTATAAAACCGGTATTGGGATTTTCTTCCACTTCCCTGCCACGCATAATGCTCTTTTTGTTAAAGCCAATAGCTGCATGGCTGATTCCCCTCTTCAAGCAGAATTGCTTGCCTTGCAGTTAGCTTTGGAAATTGCTTTGTTGTTGAACTTTACAGATACGATCTTCCTCACCGACTGCTCGATGGTGGCGGACACGACAAAGAAGAGAAGTTTTCAGGAGGACCCTGGATACTGGAGTCTCTTACCTTTTTGGAGTCAAATTCAGACCTTGCCGGATCATCTTCTTAGAGTTTACTGGATCCCGAGAACTCTCAATAAAACAGCTGATAAACTTGCTAAGGAGGCTAGAGAAAACTTCTCTTCTCCTGTTTTTAGCTGTCAAAACATCTCTCATATTGCTTATCCATTGAGATCATGTTTTGCTTCTGTTCTGAACTCCAACACAAG gttgatatga